A genomic stretch from Cydia amplana chromosome 1, ilCydAmpl1.1, whole genome shotgun sequence includes:
- the LOC134649216 gene encoding KIF-binding protein-like, which yields MQIMGEMAENMTEKEVLNDFKESYYKVRKLLDEDSKNDPETEPYLSKYKAKELLLTMRESLTKIIGSQTDLDRVKLDAMMGTVLLNIGIINMDTEELTASEKVLTEAVDLLTENSLKPEVITTVLNIYNNLGILWSSRDNPETAKVFLLKAKELYESFKCTLQMPLPIEQMIVNFEETPVSDFMLLEKAYTLTLYYLAQVYGILKENLKSGVYCHSTLRRQLQYSDYEPIDWALNSATLSQFFAEQNGFYQSRHHLAAASTILEKYEEKMMESASNDDAFLAKVETFKHRSADVARCWAKYCLQLMTASMTRLMTDSEMSADAVTDMSNLKLEDEGNICDGDIKNLIFPDLDVSVYEKKITDKFLLTYQDAREVFLSCQSWLNKAKEYYKLDTLASDYIELVQDSSLAYSYLAFFEEDDERRAKMHKRRIDMLEELIKEINPTYYLQYCRQLWYELGEVYTDILDIKLEKLNNSNERPTPHALKKINALCEKSIEMYDHFINSVMDKNGKMPLKLDSDHVRPVISSYAFIGRNSMKRIALDKNAQLENSKKSFDSYQAVVDICTNDPDAASMMHEEYSLCKEMVQILPIKIKKLQMEQLE from the exons ATGCAAATAATGGGGGAAATGGCAGAAAATATGACTGAGAAAGAAGTGCTTAACGATTTCAAAGAGAGCTATTATAAAGTAAGGAAATTACTCGACGAGGACAGTAAAAATGACCCGGAAACTGAGCCGTATCTGTCCAAATACAAAGCGAAAGAGTTATTGTTGACCATGCGCGAATCTCTTACCAAAATAATAGGCTCCCAGACCGATTTGGACAGGGTAAAGTTGGATGCGATGATGGGCACGGTTCTCTTAAATATAGGCATCATTAACATGGACACGGAAGAATTGACGGCCAGTGAAAAGGTTCTTACAGAAGCAGTGGATCTACTCACCGAAAACTCGTTAAAACCAGAGGTGATAACAACTGtgctaaatatttacaataatttagGCATTCTATGGTCAAGTAGAGATAATCCGGAAACAGCTAAAGTATTTTTACTTAAAGCCAAAGAACTTTATGAATCTTTCAAATGTACTTTACAAATGCCTTTGCCTATTGAACAAATGATTGTGAACTTTGAGGAGACTCCCGTATCGGATTTTATGCTACTGGAAAAAGCATATACATTGACTCTGTACTACTTGGCTCAGGTGTATGGTATATTGAAAGAGAATTTGAAGTCGGGTGTGTACTGTCATTCAACTCTGCGCAGGCAGTTGCAGTACTCAGACTATGAGCCCATAGATTGGGCTTTAAATTCTGCCACACTGTCTCAGTTTTTTGCTGAGCAGAATGGTTTTTACCAGTCAAGACATCACCTAGCAGCAGCTTCTACAATCCTTGAGAAGTATGAGGAGAAAATGATGGAGTCGGCTAGTAATGATGATGCATTTTTAGCCAAAGTGGAAACATTCAAACATAGATCAGCTGATGTGGCTCGGTGCTGGGCAAAGTATTGCCTGCAGCTTATGACCGCTTCAATGACTAGGTTGATGACGGACAGTGAAATGAGCGCTGATGCAGTAACTG ACATGTCCAATTTGAAGCTCGAAGATGAAGGAAATATCTGTGATGGAGACATTAAAAACCTAATATTCCCTGATCTGGATGTGTCTGTGTATGAAAAGAAAATTACAGATAAATTCCTCCTCACTTACCAAGATGCCAGAGAAGTGTTTCTAAGTTGCCAGAGCTGGTTAAATAAAGCTAAAGAATACTACAAATTGGATACTTTAGCATCAGATTACATAGAGCTTGTTCAGGATAGTTCTCTGGCTTATTCATATCTGGCATTTTTTGAAGAGGATGATGAAAGACGCGCCAAAATGCACAAGCGGCGTATAGACATGCTGGAAGAACTAATCAAAGAAATCAACCCTACATACTACCTACAGTACTGTCGACAACTGTGGTATGAACTGGGTGAAGTCTACACTGATATACTTGATATAAAATTGGAAAAGCTAAATAATTCCAATGAGAGACCTACCCCACATGCATTGAAGAAAATTAATGCACTATGTGAAAAGAGTATTGAAATGTATGATCACTTTATCAACTCAGTAATGgataaaaatggtaaaatgcCACTTAAACTAGATAGTGATCATGTAAGGCCTGTAATAAGTTCATATGCATTTATAGGTAGAAATAGTATGAAGAGAATTGCTCTAGATAAGAACGCTCAACTAGAGAATTCTAAGAAGAGTTTTGACTCGTACCAGGCTGTAGTGGACATCTGTACTAATGACCCTGATGCAGCTTCAATGATGCACGAAGAATACAGTTTGTGTAAGGAGATGGTGCAGATACTGCCcatcaaaattaaaaagttacaaATGGAGCAGCTTGAGTAA